A genomic window from Parasteatoda tepidariorum isolate YZ-2023 chromosome 10, CAS_Ptep_4.0, whole genome shotgun sequence includes:
- the LOC107456618 gene encoding uncharacterized protein, with the protein MDFEGKVSLLYQNFWNWRMETSPEFATFCGFHQYDDKLESYDLETIKQKQVSVQKFLDEAEKLVQYPDLNIKTKENLELLIAELKVFLKGFNAKGYYLPLNFLEGPQTEFVRLILAMKYESIEDYQKLLSRFAALPVQISQIIDLMKKGIKEELTFNAVSVVTVPDQLAVLDQSDLLTKRPEDCVFYKPFLSVPDSISSKKKSLQREAVESISSNVMPAFKTLKEFLEKEYIKKARSLPSISTLPGGSTFYQLCLDFHLGFRLLPKDVHEMGLNEVKRISGEIEKVMLFLGYTNVSIKDFTELLRSDSRFFFEKPAELLEAYKDLIFNKICPKLKKLFKSIPEDELSIEPSPSVEDDAPIGFYYAGTPDGVRPAVFYFNKDVKSVPKYEMMSLALHEALPGHHLQQCFNFSVKNFPEFRKYVEDRKYSEIPSRFPLHTAYAEGWGLYSEFLGSELGLYEDKYDYFGYLSQELFRAARLVVDTGIHAFNWSQDQAVAYMIENTASSKRVIENEVKRYITWPGQACAYKIGEMKIKSLRKMAENQLGSNFNIQDFHEVLLNNYGPLDVLEKKVLEYVDDKKDV; encoded by the exons atggaTTTTGAAGGTAAAGTGTCCTTGTTGTATCAAAACTTTTGGAACTGGCGAATGGAAACTAGTCCAGAATTTGCTACATTTTGTGGTTTTCACCAATATGATGATAAGTTGGAATCTTATGATTTGgaaactataaaacaaaaacag gttagtgttcaaaaatttttggatGAGGCTGAAAAATTAGTCCAATATCCcgatttaaatatcaaaacgaaagaaaatttgGAGTTGTTAATAGCTGAGCTCAAGGTGTTCTTAAAAGGATTTAATGCTAAAgg GTATTACCTCCCTCTCAACTTTTTAGAAGGACCTCAAACTGAGTTTGTACGACTTATTTTGGCTATGAAATATGAAAGCATTGAGGATTATCAGAAATTATTATCAAGATTTGCTGCTTTACCTGTCCag atatctCAAATTATTGACTTAATGAAGAAAGGTATAAAAGaagaattaacttttaatgCTGTTTCTGTG GTTACAGTCCCTGACCAGTTGGCTGTCTTAGATCAATCAGATCTCCTCACAAAAAGGCCTGAAGATTGTGTTTTTTATAAACCATTCTTATCAGTACCTGATTCTATCTCGAGTAAAAA aaaaagtttacaAAGAGAGGCTGTTGAATCTATATCTTCAAATGTTATGCcagcatttaaaacattaaaagaattcCTAGAAAAG gaatatattaaaaaagctcGCAGTTTACCTAGTATATCGACTTTGCCTGGAGGAAGTACTTTTTACCAGTTGTGCCTAGATTTTCACTTGGGATTTCGTTTGCTGCCTAAAGATGTCCACGAAATGGGCCTCAATGAAGTGAAGCGAATTTCTGGTGAAATCGAAAAA gtGATGTTGTTTTTAGGATATacaaatgtttcaattaaagATTTCACAGAACTTTTGAGAAGTGATTcaagatttttctttgaaaagccA gCAGAACTTTTAGAAGCTTATAAAGATCTCATATTCAACAAAATCTGTCCCAAGTTAAAAAAGCTGTTTAAAAGCATTCCTGAGGATGAACTTTC AATTGAACCATCACCTTCAGTAGAAGATGATGCTCCCATTGGATTTTATTATGCTGGCACTCCTGATGGTGTACGACCtgcagtattttatttcaataaggaTGTTAAATCAGT acCAAAATATGAGATGATGTCTCTTGCTTTGCATGAAGCACTTCCTGGTCATCACTTGCAG CAATGCTTCAACTTTTCTGTAAAGAATTTTCCTGAGTTTCGAAAGTATGTTGAGGACAGGAAATACAGTGAAATTCCCTCTCGGTTCCCACTTCATACAGCTTATGCtgag GGCTGGGGACTTTATTCTGAGTTCTTGGGATCTGAATTAGGATTATATGAAGACAAGTATGAtta TTTTGGATATCTTTCCCAAGAATTGTTTCGTGCTGCTCGTCTTGTTGTCGATACTGGAATTCATGCTTTTAA TTGGAGTCAAGATCAAGCAGTAGCTTATATGATTGAAAACACAGCCAGTTCAAAGAGAGTGATTGAAAATGAAGTGAAACGATATATTACTTGGCCTGGGCAG gCTTGTGCATACAAAATtggtgaaatgaaaattaagtctTTAAGAAAAATGGCTGAGAACCAATTAG gctcaaattttaatatccaGGACTTTCATGAAGTTCTATTGAACAACTATGGTCCTCTTGATGTATTGGAAAAGAAAGTTCTAGAATATGTTGATGATAAGAAAGAtgtttaa